A stretch of Brassica rapa cultivar Chiifu-401-42 chromosome A08, CAAS_Brap_v3.01, whole genome shotgun sequence DNA encodes these proteins:
- the LOC103832584 gene encoding ruBisCO large subunit-binding protein subunit beta, chloroplastic, which translates to MASTFTATSSIGSMVAPNAHKTDKKLMNKLSSSSFGRRQNVFPKLRRSSPAVVCAAKELHFNKDGTTIRKLQAGVNKLADLVGVTLGPKGRNVVLESKYGSPRIVNDGVTVAREVELEDPVENIGAKLVRQAAAKTNDLAGDGTTTSVVLAQGFIAEGVKVVAAGANPVLITRGIEKTAKALVAELKKMSKEVEDSELADVAAVSAGNNAEIGSMIAEAMSRVGRKGVVTLEEGKSAENALYVVEGMQFDRGYVSPYFVTDSEKMSVEFDNCKLLLVDKKITNARDLVGVLEDAIRGGYPILIIAEDIEQEALATLVVNKLRGTLKIAALKAPGFGERKSQYLDDIAILTGATVIREEVGLSLDKAGKEVLGHAAKVVLTKETSTIVGDGSTQDAVQKRVTQIKNLIEQAEQDYEKEKLNERIAKLSGGVAVIQVGAQTETELKEKKLRVEDALNATKAAVEEGIVVGGGCTLLRLASKVDAIKAALDNDEEKVGADIVKRALSYPLKLIAKNAGVNGSVVSEKVLSNDNVKFGYNAATGKYEDLMAAGIIDPTKVVRCCLEHAASVAKTFLMSDCVVVEIKEPEPVPVGNPMDNSGYGY; encoded by the exons ATGGCATCAACCTTTACTGCAACGTCTTCCATTGGCTCCATGGTTGCTCCAAATGCCCACAAAACGGATAAGAAGCTTATGAACAAGTTGTCTTCAAGCTCTTTCGGGAGGAGGCAGAACGTGTTCCCCAAGCTCAGAAGATCCAGTCCTGCAGTTGTATGTGCAGCCAAGGAGTTGCATTTCAACAAAGACGGGACTACCATCAGGAAGCTTCAA GCTGGTGTCAACAAGCTTGCAGACCTAGTTGGTGTTACACTTGGACCTAAAGGGCGAAATGTTGTTCTAGAGAGCAAGTATGGATCGCCAAGAATTGTTAATGATGGTGTGACTGTTGCTAGGGAG GTTGAATTGGAAGACCCTGTTGAGAACATTGGTGCTAAACTTGTTAGGCAAGCAGCTGCCAAGACCAATGACCTGGCCGGTGATGGTACCACAACATCTGTGGTTCTTGCACAAGGTTTTATTGCTGAGGGTGTCAAG GTGGTGGCTGCTGGTGCAAACCCTGTATTGATCACTAGAGGCATTGAGAAGACAGCAAAGGCTTTGGTAGCCGAGCTCAAGAAAATGTCTAAAGAG GTTGAAGACAGTGAGCTTGCGGATGTGGCAGCTGTTAGTGCGGGTAACAATGCAGAAATTGGAAGTATGATCGCTGAAGCAATGAGCAGAGTGGGCAGGAAGGGTGTGGTGACACTTGAGGAGGGTAAAAGTGCCGAGAACGCTCTCTACGTAGTGGAAGGAATGCAGTTTGATCGCGGTTATGTCTCTCCTTACTTTGTGACAGACAGTGAGAAAATGTCAGTGGAGTTCGACAATTGCAAG TTGCTTCTTGTTGACAAGAAAATTACCAACGCAAGGGATCTTGTTGGTGTTCTGGAGGATGCAATTAGAGGAGGATACCCAATTTTAATTATCGCAGAAGACATTGAGCAGGAGGCGTTAGCGACCCTTGTTGTTAATAAGCTTAGAGGCACACTGAAGATTGCAGCTCTCAAAGCACCAGGATTTGGAGAGCGCAAGAGCCAATACCTTGATGATATTGCCATCCTCACTGGAG CAACTGTGATTCGTGAGGAAGTTGGTCTTTCACTTGACAAAGCTGGAAAAGAGGTTCTTGGACATGCCGCAAAGGTGGTCCTCACTAAGGAGACTTCGACCATTGTGGGTGATGGGAGCACACAAGACGCAGTGCAAAAGCGTGTTACACAAATTAAGAACCTTATTGAG CAAGCAGAGCAAGACTATGAGAAGGAAAAACTGAATGAGAGAATTGCAAAGCTCTCTGGTGGAGTTGCTGTGATTCAG GTCGGAGCACAAACTGAGACAGAACTCAAAGAGAAGAAACTGAGAGTTGAAGATGCTCTTAATGCTACAAAG GCTGCTGTTGAGGAAGGAATTGTCGTTGGTGGTGGTTGTACTCTGCTTCGTCTTGCTTCCAAGGTGGATGCCATTAAAGCCGCCCTTGACAATGATGAAGAAAAG GTTGGAGCGGATATCGTGAAAAGAGCACTGAGTTACCCTCTGAAACTGATTGCCAAGAACGCAGGAGTCAACGGAAGTGTAGTCAGCGAGAAG GTGCTTTCTAACGATAATGTGAAGTTCGGTTACAATGCTGCAACCGGCAAGTACGAGGATCTAATGGCTGCAGGAATCATCGATCCAACTAAG gttGTGAGATGTTGCTTGGAACACGCAGCTTCGGTTGCAAAGACATTCTTGATGTCTGACTGTGTCGTTGTTGAGATCAAGGAGCCTGAGCCAGTTCCCGTAGGCAACCCAATGGACAACTCAG GTTATGGATACTGA